One stretch of Candidatus Ancaeobacter aquaticus DNA includes these proteins:
- a CDS encoding DEAD/DEAH box helicase: MTKKKIFKDLGLSARVLDAINKKGFEEPTAIQAVTIPVMLRDDTNIIAQAQTGTGKTAAFGLPLIEMINADSKTVQALILVPTRELAIQVSEEINSLKGDKAIKIMPIYGGQSIDQQLRRLKKNVHIVVGTPGRVIDHLNRKTLKIREIEHLILDEADEMLNMGFIEDMEEIMEHTNPDKRTLLFSATMPKKIKDLAHKYMKGYEFLTVKKEQLTTDLTEQIYFEVKASDKFEALCRIIDIEDDFYSLVFCRTKSDVDSVAAHLMDRGYDVEAIHGDISQAQRERTLERFKKQRVNILVATDVAARGIDVNNLTHVINYSLPQDPESYVHRIGRTGRAGNEGTAITFITPSEYRQLMFIQRFVKTDIKKAKIPRVEDIIKAKKKKIHDDLAAILEDKIDVKYYDLAKKLLQGNNPTEMLAAILNYSFEEELNPDTYGEIKDVRSKGKQLDQEGKTRLFVALGKKDKINPKKLAELIMSKVSVKAKHIGDIQVMDKFSFITVPFEKAEEIVVSFKERGQKPLITHAKKRTDNNDERRTRKSRR, encoded by the coding sequence ATGACAAAAAAGAAGATATTTAAAGACCTTGGTCTTTCAGCAAGAGTGCTGGACGCAATTAATAAAAAGGGGTTTGAAGAGCCAACCGCTATTCAGGCTGTGACTATCCCCGTAATGCTCAGAGATGATACTAATATCATTGCACAAGCCCAAACAGGTACAGGTAAAACGGCTGCGTTTGGCTTACCTTTGATAGAAATGATTAACGCAGATTCCAAAACAGTTCAGGCACTTATTCTTGTTCCTACACGAGAGCTCGCTATTCAGGTATCCGAAGAAATCAATTCTCTCAAAGGTGACAAGGCTATCAAAATAATGCCGATATATGGCGGGCAATCTATTGACCAGCAGTTACGCAGATTGAAAAAAAATGTGCATATTGTCGTTGGGACTCCGGGCAGGGTGATTGACCATCTTAACAGAAAGACATTAAAGATCAGAGAAATCGAGCACCTGATACTTGACGAAGCAGATGAAATGCTCAATATGGGATTCATCGAGGATATGGAAGAAATAATGGAGCATACAAATCCTGATAAAAGAACGCTATTGTTTTCTGCGACAATGCCAAAAAAGATTAAGGATCTTGCACACAAGTATATGAAAGGTTATGAGTTCCTCACTGTTAAAAAAGAGCAACTGACAACTGATCTGACAGAGCAAATATACTTTGAGGTAAAAGCCTCTGATAAATTTGAGGCACTATGCAGGATAATTGATATAGAAGATGATTTTTACAGTTTAGTTTTCTGCAGAACAAAGAGTGATGTGGATTCTGTTGCAGCTCATTTGATGGATAGAGGATATGATGTAGAGGCTATTCATGGAGATATTTCGCAGGCGCAAAGAGAAAGAACACTAGAAAGATTTAAGAAACAAAGAGTCAATATTCTTGTAGCAACAGATGTTGCGGCACGTGGAATTGACGTTAATAATCTTACCCACGTTATTAACTATTCACTACCTCAAGATCCAGAGTCGTATGTTCATCGAATAGGTCGCACAGGAAGGGCCGGTAATGAAGGGACGGCTATTACATTTATTACTCCTAGTGAGTATAGACAACTAATGTTTATACAGCGCTTCGTCAAGACTGATATTAAGAAAGCAAAAATACCGAGGGTCGAAGATATTATTAAAGCCAAAAAGAAAAAGATACACGATGATCTGGCTGCTATTCTTGAAGATAAGATTGATGTTAAATATTACGACTTAGCAAAGAAACTGCTTCAAGGCAATAATCCGACAGAAATGTTAGCTGCTATACTTAATTATAGTTTTGAAGAAGAACTCAATCCTGACACCTACGGTGAGATAAAAGATGTTAGATCAAAGGGGAAGCAACTTGATCAAGAGGGCAAAACAAGGCTTTTTGTTGCGCTTGGCAAGAAGGACAAGATTAATCCCAAAAAACTCGCAGAGCTTATTATGAGTAAAGTCTCGGTTAAGGCAAAACATATCGGAGATATACAAGTAATGGACAAGTTCTCTTTTATAACTGTTCCTTTTGAAAAAGCTGAGGAGATCGTCGTTAGCTTTAAAGAAAGGGGTCAGAAGCCGCTTATTACGCATGCCAAGAAAAGAACAGATAACAATGATGAGCGACGTACACGCAAATCGCGTCGCTGA
- a CDS encoding response regulator encodes MSKKANKKKILIVEDDKCMQDIYRNFLREYVGVYDMEIVDGGIPGYRELREKKYDLVILDVLMEDMSGDSLFALIANSSKNVDIPVIVVSVLSPKDSAITFILNRENTSYLSKPVTAEQLIHKIKEVLG; translated from the coding sequence ATGAGCAAAAAAGCAAACAAAAAGAAGATATTAATAGTAGAAGACGATAAATGCATGCAGGATATATACAGAAATTTTCTCAGAGAGTATGTAGGTGTTTATGATATGGAGATTGTTGACGGCGGTATTCCGGGTTATAGAGAATTGCGCGAAAAAAAATATGACCTGGTTATATTAGATGTTCTCATGGAAGATATGTCAGGTGATTCACTGTTTGCTCTTATAGCTAATAGCAGTAAAAATGTTGATATCCCCGTTATTGTTGTTAGCGTTTTGAGTCCTAAAGACAGTGCGATTACCTTTATTCTTAATCGAGAAAATACCAGTTATCTCAGCAAGCCGGTTACAGCAGAGCAATTGATACATAAAATTAAAGAGGTGTTAGGTTGA
- a CDS encoding FAD-dependent oxidoreductase, protein MSKKIIVIGGSAAGPKAAARAKRLDQEAEITIIQKAADLSMASCGYPYYIGGVFEDRNMLVSTPTGVTRNPKFFLNAKGINAKTETEVIEINKEAHTVTLKDLKTNATEIADYDKLIIATGSIPRIPNIPGNDLQGITTLQSMKDADYLRKIRDEGIIKKAVIIGGGLIGIETCEALHLAGIETIIIELLPQLLTFLDIELAKLVENHVKSKGANVLTNNGLVEFLGENGVLNAVKLQNGTELPCELAVVAIGVKPNTSLAKRAGLQIGETNGISVNEYLQTSDPDIYAAGDCIEVINLNTNKKTVAPYGDLANLEGRVAGENVICGNSVTFPGTIHTGICKIFDFTAGSTGLSETAARNAGRTNIVTVINASPDKPTFMTGKLLVSKMTVEKTTGKLLGLQCVGLGDVSKQISMAAMAIKGGLTVADIVNADLPYAPPFSLAIDHFIATAHIMENKIKGRMDGVSTREVKEFLDNKKDMYILDLCAPEEFESMRLGIGETLIPLGVFRTRLHEMPQDKNKLIICYCKISLRGYEAATLLKAKGWTNVKVMEGGIMAWPYARER, encoded by the coding sequence ATGTCTAAAAAGATTATCGTAATTGGAGGGTCAGCTGCAGGGCCAAAAGCCGCAGCAAGAGCAAAACGGCTTGATCAGGAAGCTGAGATTACTATCATTCAAAAAGCCGCGGACTTATCTATGGCTTCATGCGGATATCCATATTATATAGGGGGAGTCTTTGAGGATAGAAACATGTTAGTATCGACACCTACCGGAGTTACCAGAAATCCAAAGTTTTTTTTGAATGCAAAAGGCATTAATGCAAAAACTGAAACTGAAGTTATTGAAATCAATAAGGAAGCTCACACGGTTACATTAAAGGACTTAAAAACGAATGCTACTGAAATTGCGGATTATGATAAGTTAATTATTGCTACGGGATCAATACCCCGCATCCCGAATATCCCCGGTAATGATTTGCAAGGGATTACTACGTTACAATCAATGAAAGATGCCGATTATTTAAGAAAAATTCGTGATGAAGGTATAATTAAAAAAGCGGTAATTATTGGCGGGGGATTAATCGGTATTGAAACCTGTGAAGCTTTACATTTAGCGGGGATTGAGACAATTATTATTGAATTATTGCCGCAGTTGTTAACATTTTTAGATATTGAATTGGCGAAATTAGTTGAAAATCATGTAAAAAGTAAAGGAGCAAATGTTCTTACAAATAATGGATTAGTAGAATTTCTTGGCGAGAACGGAGTTCTGAATGCAGTTAAATTGCAAAATGGCACTGAATTACCATGTGAATTAGCTGTTGTAGCTATTGGCGTAAAACCAAACACTTCTTTAGCGAAAAGAGCGGGCCTTCAAATCGGTGAAACCAATGGTATATCCGTAAATGAATATCTGCAAACTTCTGATCCTGATATTTACGCTGCGGGAGATTGTATTGAAGTAATAAATTTAAATACAAATAAAAAAACAGTAGCTCCATATGGAGATTTGGCAAACCTTGAAGGACGTGTTGCCGGAGAAAATGTTATCTGCGGTAATAGTGTAACTTTTCCAGGGACGATTCATACGGGGATATGCAAAATATTCGATTTTACAGCAGGTAGTACAGGGTTGTCTGAAACTGCAGCCAGGAATGCTGGACGTACCAATATTGTTACCGTTATCAATGCTAGCCCTGATAAACCTACATTTATGACTGGTAAATTACTTGTTTCAAAAATGACAGTTGAAAAAACAACAGGTAAGTTGTTGGGATTACAATGCGTGGGACTAGGTGATGTAAGTAAACAAATTTCTATGGCCGCAATGGCTATTAAAGGCGGATTAACTGTGGCAGATATTGTTAACGCTGATTTGCCTTATGCTCCGCCTTTTTCGTTAGCAATAGATCATTTTATTGCCACTGCTCATATAATGGAAAATAAAATAAAAGGTAGAATGGACGGTGTATCAACCAGAGAAGTAAAAGAATTTCTGGATAATAAAAAAGATATGTATATTCTTGATCTTTGCGCCCCTGAGGAGTTTGAATCTATGCGGTTAGGTATTGGGGAAACATTAATTCCGCTTGGAGTATTTAGGACTAGACTTCATGAAATGCCGCAGGATAAAAATAAATTAATCATTTGTTACTGCAAAATATCATTGAGAGGGTATGAAGCTGCAACATTGCTTAAAGCAAAAGGCTGGACAAATGTCAAAGTTATGGAAGGTGGCATTATGGCGTGGCCCTATGCAAGAGAAAGGTAA
- a CDS encoding response regulator translates to MKDILIVDDDKNMEDIYRHFFCDVTDKYTIDIVCDARIAYKRAMEKTYDLIILDIIMEPLDGEEFYACYKNEAEKIDQPILVCSVIDPTEIGYMKKYGRVGFLKKPIAKKQLLRKIDRILKGSS, encoded by the coding sequence ATGAAGGATATATTAATAGTCGATGATGATAAAAACATGGAAGATATTTATAGGCATTTTTTTTGTGATGTGACAGATAAATATACAATTGATATTGTATGTGATGCGAGAATCGCTTATAAACGGGCAATGGAAAAGACCTATGATCTTATCATTCTTGATATAATCATGGAGCCTCTGGATGGAGAAGAATTTTATGCGTGTTATAAGAATGAAGCCGAAAAAATAGATCAACCTATACTTGTATGCAGTGTAATTGATCCTACTGAAATCGGGTATATGAAAAAGTATGGAAGGGTGGGTTTTCTAAAAAAACCTATCGCAAAAAAACAATTGCTTAGAAAAATAGATCGTATTCTAAAAGGGTCATCATGA
- a CDS encoding PAS domain S-box protein → MVANRKQPTAKIKKLEKRVRELEKKFHEAEAKNRALKDSQSRYMDVFQCGMMGAIFWNAKGDITDANDTFLKMLGYARNDVLSGKVRWSDMTPKEYKEKDKALLKELARTGKIAPYEKEYIHKDGRRIPIMLGAATFSGSKTSGVAFVLDIKERKEVEEKLKENEDKYYTLIDKLGVGVVLHAPDTSVLLSNPKASEILGLSSIQMKGKKAIDPRWKFVIKDGTDMPLEEYPVNKVIKSRKPLSEYLLGVKRPDRKYITWVSVNASLVFDKNNKVKYATISFRDITERKRFKSENVHQRQLLESVGDYSKIGGWEMDLATGKATWTKATYAIVEIKQGSPVPEFKEHISWYLPEYRNMVKKTMNALVRTGKPMMYKAPFKTKKGRIKWGEARGWCVVEKGKMIKIRGTFQDITAVKVTEQELRNSEKKYRLLVENIPQSIFLKDKNLVYVSANKRFCDDAGIKEKDIIGKTDYDLFTKELADRYRKNDRQIIRHGKKETYEEPYIGADGVERLVYTTKAPAKNDKGNPDGVMGIYWDITERIQMEHALKKERYYLKKAQEIGHIGAWELDMGANELVWSDQVYRIFGMRLGIPITYESFLGCVHPYDREYVDRERKAALKKKPYRIEYRILVNGSVKWVTEEAEWTYDNKGKAIEAIGFIQDITDRKSIEVMKDSLIRDVSHSVKTPLSNARMACDIVQDGIARKDSDVAKKGHEIVLENIIKAYQDVENILRISFIEENFVTGVKKEVSLSETVENVVNVSIRSIKAKNLTVKTNIRKGADRIFVNPSHFRLVLDNLLNNAIKFTDKGWIKISTCSKGSNIVIKMTDTGCGMAPNTRKKVFDKFFKRQAAVGGIGLGLSICKGFIEKWNGQIHVESKGIGKGTSVIVTLPKNK, encoded by the coding sequence ATGGTAGCAAATCGAAAACAACCCACTGCAAAGATAAAGAAACTCGAGAAAAGAGTCAGAGAACTTGAGAAGAAATTTCATGAGGCGGAAGCAAAAAACCGCGCATTGAAAGATAGTCAAAGCAGATATATGGATGTTTTTCAATGCGGTATGATGGGTGCAATATTCTGGAATGCCAAGGGTGATATTACAGATGCGAACGATACTTTCCTTAAAATGCTTGGATATGCTAGAAATGATGTGCTTTCGGGGAAAGTGCGTTGGTCTGATATGACACCAAAAGAATACAAAGAGAAAGATAAGGCGCTCTTAAAAGAACTTGCACGAACAGGTAAAATAGCGCCTTATGAAAAAGAATATATTCATAAAGATGGCCGAAGAATACCTATTATGCTCGGCGCTGCAACTTTTTCGGGTTCAAAAACAAGCGGCGTTGCATTTGTTTTGGATATAAAAGAGAGAAAGGAAGTAGAAGAAAAATTAAAAGAAAATGAAGATAAATATTATACACTGATTGATAAATTGGGAGTTGGGGTTGTTCTTCACGCTCCAGATACTAGTGTCCTATTAAGTAATCCTAAAGCAAGCGAGATTCTAGGTCTGAGCTCCATTCAAATGAAAGGAAAGAAGGCAATAGATCCTAGGTGGAAATTCGTTATAAAAGATGGAACAGATATGCCCTTAGAAGAGTATCCAGTAAATAAGGTGATTAAGTCACGAAAACCCCTTTCAGAATACCTTCTTGGTGTTAAAAGGCCAGATAGAAAATATATTACCTGGGTGAGTGTTAACGCCTCACTTGTTTTTGATAAAAATAATAAAGTCAAATACGCTACTATTTCATTTAGAGATATCACTGAACGAAAAAGATTTAAAAGTGAAAATGTACACCAAAGACAATTATTAGAATCAGTAGGTGACTATTCAAAAATCGGTGGCTGGGAAATGGATCTGGCAACCGGTAAGGCAACATGGACAAAAGCTACATATGCTATCGTTGAAATAAAGCAAGGGAGCCCTGTGCCAGAATTTAAAGAACATATCAGCTGGTATCTTCCTGAGTATCGCAACATGGTTAAAAAGACAATGAACGCTTTGGTGAGAACAGGAAAACCAATGATGTATAAAGCACCTTTCAAGACAAAAAAAGGAAGAATAAAATGGGGTGAGGCGCGAGGATGGTGTGTTGTTGAGAAGGGAAAAATGATAAAAATTAGAGGCACGTTTCAAGATATCACGGCAGTGAAGGTTACAGAACAAGAGCTAAGAAATAGTGAAAAAAAATACAGACTTCTTGTTGAGAATATTCCTCAAAGTATATTTTTGAAGGATAAAAATTTGGTGTATGTGTCGGCCAATAAGCGTTTCTGTGATGACGCAGGTATTAAAGAAAAAGATATTATCGGGAAAACCGATTACGATCTATTTACAAAAGAACTGGCAGATAGATACAGGAAAAACGATAGACAAATAATCCGGCATGGAAAAAAAGAAACTTATGAAGAACCGTACATTGGTGCAGATGGAGTGGAGAGACTGGTATATACAACAAAAGCTCCCGCTAAAAATGATAAAGGCAACCCTGACGGTGTGATGGGAATATACTGGGATATCACCGAAAGAATTCAGATGGAACATGCTCTGAAGAAAGAACGCTACTATCTCAAGAAAGCTCAGGAGATAGGTCATATAGGTGCTTGGGAGCTTGATATGGGCGCAAATGAGCTTGTATGGTCGGACCAGGTTTACCGGATATTCGGCATGAGGTTGGGAATACCTATTACGTACGAGTCTTTTCTAGGTTGTGTTCATCCGTATGATAGGGAGTATGTGGACAGGGAACGGAAGGCGGCACTGAAGAAAAAACCGTATAGGATCGAATATCGGATTTTGGTAAATGGTAGTGTAAAATGGGTTACGGAAGAGGCTGAATGGACCTACGATAACAAAGGAAAAGCCATTGAAGCGATAGGTTTTATTCAGGATATCACCGATCGTAAAAGCATTGAGGTAATGAAAGACAGTTTGATTCGCGACGTATCGCACTCAGTAAAAACACCTCTTTCCAATGCGCGTATGGCATGCGATATTGTGCAGGACGGTATTGCTCGTAAAGATTCTGATGTAGCCAAAAAAGGGCACGAGATAGTTCTTGAGAACATAATAAAGGCGTATCAGGATGTTGAGAATATATTAAGGATATCTTTTATTGAAGAAAATTTTGTTACTGGTGTAAAGAAAGAAGTTTCTCTTTCAGAAACGGTAGAAAATGTTGTTAACGTATCAATACGTTCAATAAAAGCCAAGAATCTTACTGTAAAGACAAACATTAGAAAGGGCGCTGACAGAATATTCGTAAATCCCAGTCATTTTCGATTGGTACTGGACAATCTTTTGAACAATGCAATAAAATTTACTGATAAGGGCTGGATAAAGATTAGCACATGTTCCAAAGGTAGTAATATCGTGATAAAAATGACAGATACAGGATGTGGTATGGCGCCAAATACCCGAAAAAAAGTGTTTGATAAATTCTTTAAGCGTCAAGCGGCAGTTGGTGGAATCGGGCTCGGACTGAGTATTTGCAAAGGATTTATTGAAAAGTGGAATGGACAGATACATGTAGAGTCAAAAGGTATCGGTAAGGGAACATCTGTTATTGTAACTCTTCCTAAAAATAAATAA
- a CDS encoding carbohydrate porin — MHRNIFRVFIIALLILSSTYAYGEDETVSSQEISFPQSWFEQKNATGDWGGFRNKIDDSGLTFTSNYTTNVGGNPVGGKKKTVTYCAFQDITLAVDFEKLVSLNGLHLTVSNCLATGRNLSDTLGDFFGVQEIYAPGDYYFGELDLSLSLFEKTLTFEVGRLFAGDVFATSPLWQYYVNSGINDNLNSIGANIFFPSFQVAAWAARITYSPNEQWELVTGLYNADPSVKDPDRHGVNFNFDTSHGALLMSQLTHKWQNAHKKKNLPGSVCFGGYYASDKYEDLSVSGRLHKGNYGFYFTFDQMLYRSEWPSFSGPEDKRLGTRYADRVKGSYHPQTSIPLDRPKGLSLWGGAYLAPDDNINTQIYQLAGGLVFQGLAPNRDLDVTALCFLMGKFSNKMPEQGAEIALEVNHRFQLGPWFYITPDVQYIINPNGQTDIKDALVLGFEMSVDF, encoded by the coding sequence ATGCACCGGAATATATTTAGAGTATTCATAATAGCACTTCTGATACTTTCCTCAACATATGCGTATGGCGAGGACGAAACTGTTTCCTCTCAAGAAATTTCATTTCCTCAATCATGGTTTGAGCAAAAAAACGCTACTGGTGACTGGGGTGGTTTTCGTAACAAGATCGATGATTCCGGATTAACATTCACTTCTAATTATACTACGAATGTAGGCGGTAACCCTGTCGGTGGTAAAAAGAAAACCGTAACCTATTGCGCGTTTCAGGACATTACTCTGGCGGTTGACTTTGAAAAACTCGTTTCACTCAATGGTTTGCATCTTACCGTGAGCAATTGTCTGGCAACCGGAAGAAATCTCTCTGACACGCTCGGTGATTTCTTTGGTGTTCAGGAGATCTATGCTCCCGGTGACTATTATTTTGGAGAGCTTGATCTTTCTCTATCTCTTTTTGAAAAAACGCTTACCTTTGAAGTCGGTCGACTTTTTGCCGGTGATGTTTTTGCAACATCTCCCCTGTGGCAGTACTATGTGAACAGTGGAATAAATGATAATCTTAATTCTATTGGCGCAAATATCTTCTTCCCTAGTTTTCAAGTGGCCGCGTGGGCTGCACGTATTACGTATTCTCCAAATGAGCAATGGGAACTTGTTACAGGACTGTATAATGCAGATCCTTCTGTCAAAGATCCTGATCGCCACGGAGTTAATTTTAATTTTGATACAAGTCATGGGGCTCTTCTTATGAGCCAGCTGACACATAAATGGCAAAATGCTCACAAAAAAAAGAATTTACCGGGAAGTGTTTGTTTTGGCGGCTATTATGCAAGTGATAAGTATGAGGATCTTTCTGTTTCAGGCAGGTTGCATAAAGGGAATTACGGATTTTACTTTACGTTCGATCAGATGTTATATAGAAGTGAATGGCCAAGTTTTTCTGGTCCGGAAGATAAGCGTCTAGGCACACGTTACGCTGATCGCGTGAAAGGATCATATCATCCGCAAACGTCTATACCTCTTGATCGGCCAAAAGGACTTTCTTTATGGGGTGGGGCGTATCTTGCACCTGACGATAATATTAATACGCAGATATACCAGCTTGCGGGTGGATTGGTCTTCCAAGGGCTTGCTCCAAACCGTGATCTAGATGTGACGGCTCTGTGTTTTCTCATGGGAAAATTTAGTAATAAAATGCCCGAACAGGGAGCGGAAATAGCGCTCGAAGTTAATCACCGATTTCAACTTGGTCCGTGGTTTTACATTACTCCGGATGTGCAGTACATTATTAATCCGAATGGACAAACCGACATTAAAGATGCTCTTGTATTAGGCTTTGAGATGAGTGTTGATTTCTGA